In the Longimicrobium sp. genome, CAACTGAACCTTCATCGTGTCATAGTCAATGTCCTTTATCACCGGAAGCATGCCATCCTTTTTAGCATAGGTGTGGAGGAGGGCAGAGATCCGGGTTCGGGCAGAACTGTCGCTCGGATGATCCAACAATGCGGGAGCGATGATAGTAAATAGCTCTTGCCACGCAAGGGTGACGCTCCAAGATCTACGAACGCTGCCGACCCGATGCTCACACTGAATGGTTGTTCTGCTCTGAAGCGGAGCAAGATCAGAGATTACAGGTGCCGCGACGATCTGGCGCCGCGCGTCTTCAAGTTCTTTCTCTAGGTTGCTAATCCCTCGCCGCAAATCGTTCAACTCGCTTAATGTCTCTGCACTAGGTGCTCCTGTAGCGCGGACCCAGCCGACAGCAGGGTATGCTTTCATCGTTTTCGACAGACTTAGTGCCACCAGCCCAGGCAACTCGTCACCCCGCGTCCAGAAGCGGACGAGTCGTCCTTGCGCAACTCGGTCACGAAAGATATCGAGTTTCTTCCGTGCATCCGGGTCCAATTCGGATTTGCTCGCCGCGATCTCCTCGGGCCGCTCGTGAAGGAACGCCAGTACGCGTAGACCTCGTTCGACCGCATAATCGTACTCTTTTTCTGTATAGCTGATGCCCTCAGGTGTAAGGGAGCCGTACCGGCCACCAATGATGAGCAAATAATAGTCACAATCATCGATTACGCGCTTAATAAACTCCCATTGCTCTTCGTCAGCTGCTGGAAAGAGTTCCATCCCCGCTGGAAAACAGTCCAGTTCCATGATAGTCTGCATCACTCGGCGTCGCTCATCATGGAGATCAGCAAACGTCGAACTGATAAACACCTGATAACGCTTATCCATGATTGCTCCTGTCGGCGGAGATAGTTACGGCTGTGCGAATCTCGGGTCCCATGCGGACTCCCCACGCCATCGCTAGCAGCTCCGGTGTGGACACCGACCGCCGGCCGTCGCAGAAGTCGGCGATCTGGTGGCGGCAGCTGAAGCCGGGGGCGACGACCAGGTCATCGGGCCCGGCGCCGCGGACGGCGGGGAAGAGCACGCGCTCGCCGCAGGCCTTGCTCACGTCGTAGTGGCCCTCTTCGTAGCCGAACGAGCCCGCCATCCCGCAGCATCCGCTGTCCAGGATCTCGAACTCCAGCCCCTCCACCCGGCTCAGCACCTGGCGCGTGGGCTCCATCCCTAC is a window encoding:
- a CDS encoding DUF4062 domain-containing protein, producing MDKRYQVFISSTFADLHDERRRVMQTIMELDCFPAGMELFPAADEEQWEFIKRVIDDCDYYLLIIGGRYGSLTPEGISYTEKEYDYAVERGLRVLAFLHERPEEIAASKSELDPDARKKLDIFRDRVAQGRLVRFWTRGDELPGLVALSLSKTMKAYPAVGWVRATGAPSAETLSELNDLRRGISNLEKELEDARRQIVAAPVISDLAPLQSRTTIQCEHRVGSVRRSWSVTLAWQELFTIIAPALLDHPSDSSARTRISALLHTYAKKDGMLPVIKDIDYDTMKVQLMAYQLVQIKYTKSTSGGMGLFWSLTPKGQRAMMEWRSVKGAGVEADYST